A DNA window from Ctenopharyngodon idella isolate HZGC_01 chromosome 10, HZGC01, whole genome shotgun sequence contains the following coding sequences:
- the si:ch73-261i21.5 gene encoding zona pellucida-like domain-containing protein 1 has translation MWPALLVCQLVLILQSEAQSPCLTHPTFRDPDNSDITVMCGTNRMDLYILLCPMYFYGYNESMVALNGHFAKPECRGTADWTANPPVLKFQFYITEPYISICSNKLTITQEVGSGLFSDFSSVQSVNISGVVNTQDPNAGTITYRQEMKYLFSCRYPLQYLINNTEMSVSGVSLAIKDNNGSFISTLSMLLFEDYTYTTRLFIPPTGLMLKTRVFVEVRATNLTERFNVLLDRCYTTTNPYPGNSTSFDLFVGCNHDLQTIMGVNGEQQVARFSFETFRFVEHRNRTVSTFYLHCTTRLCESSFCRSLRQNCSTPARKRREVQSAQGTSVSDVATVSSGPVITKVDEPFAPVAAASEAQNAAEAVVGVSVAAGVFGALCVIMLAMLVYKIRRDKFSVDKSTLFH, from the exons ATGTGGCCAGCCCTCCTAGTGTGTCAGCTTGTCCTGATTCTCCAGTCAGAGGCTCAGAGTCCCTGCCTCACCCACCCAACATTCAGAGACCCAG acaaCTCTGATATCACAGTTATGTGTGGCACAAACAGGATGGATTTGTACATTTTGCTGTGCCCTATGTACTTCTATGGATATAACGAATCCATGGTGGCTCTTAATGGTCACTTTGCCAAGCCAGAGTGCAGAGGAACCGCTGACTGGACTGCCAACCCACCTGTACTGAAATTCCAGTTCTACATCACTGAACCATACATATCTATTTGCTCCAATAAGCTGACG ATCACTCAGGAGGTGGGATCTGGGCTGTTCTCTGACTTCTCTAGTGTGCAGTCTGTGAACATCTCTGGGGTGGTTAACACTCAGGACCCCAATGCTGGAACCATCACCTACCGGCAGGAGATGAAATACCTCTTTTCCTGCAGATACCCACTGCAGTACTTGATCAACAACACGGAGATGAGTGT ATCTGGAGTGAGTCTGGCAATTAAAGACAATAACGGTAGTTTCATCAGCACTCTGAGCATGCTTCTTTTCGAG GACTACACATATACAACTCGTCTCTTCATTCCTCCAACGGGCCTCATGCTGAAGACCAGGGTTTTTGTGGAAGTTCGAGCCACTAATCTCACAGAGAG GTTCAATGTTCTGTTGGATCGATGCTATACAACCACTAATCCTTACCCAGGCAACAGCACATCATTTGACCTGTTCGTCGG ATGTAACCATGATCTACAAACCATAATGGGTGTGAATGGAGAACAGCAGGTGGCGCGCTTCTCGTTCGAGACCTTTCGCTTTGTAGAGCACAGAAACAGGACAGTGTCGACCTTTTATCTGCACTGTACCACCAGGCTCTGCGAGAGCTCTTTCTGTAGATCCTTACGGCAG AATTGCTCAACTCCTGCGAGGAAGAGGAGAGAAGTCCAGTCGGCTCAGGGAACCTCAGTGAGTGACGTCGCCACAGTGAGCTCTGGACCAGTCATCACCAAAGTGGATG AACCATTTGCACCTGTTGCAGCAG CATCTGAGGCTCAGAACGCAGCAGAGGCAGTGGTAGGTGTCTCTGTGGCAGCAGGGGTATTCGGAGCGCTGTGTGTCATCATGCTGGCTATGCTTGTCTACAAGATCCGCAGGGACAAGTTCAGTGTAGACAAATCAACACTTTTTCACTGA
- the LOC127521605 gene encoding histone H2B 3 yields MPEPAKSAPAPKKGSKKAVTKTQKKGDKKRRKTRKESYAIYVYKVLKQVHPDTGISSKAMGIMNSFVNDIFERIAGEASRLAHYNKRSTITSREIQTAVRLLLPGELAKHAVSEGTKAVTKYTSSK; encoded by the coding sequence ATGCCTGAACCTGCGAAGTCAGCGCCCGCTCCCAAAAAAGGGTCTAAAAAAGCTGTCACCAAGACCCAGAAGAAGGGGGATAAGAAAAGGCGTAAGACCAGGAAAGAGAGTTACGCCATTTACGTGTACAAAGTACTGAAACAAGTCCACCCGGACACCGGCATCTCCTCAAAAGCTATGGGCATAATGAACTCGTTTGTAAACGACATCTTCGAGCGCATCGCCGGAGAAGCCTCGCGCCTGGCGCATTACAACAAGCGCTCCACTATCACATCCCGGGAGATCCAGACGGCCGTGCGCCTGCTCCTGCCGGGAGAACTGGCCAAACACGCCGTGTCCGAGGGCACAAAGGCCGTGACCAAATACACCAGCTCCAAGTGA
- the LOC127521604 gene encoding histone H2A — protein sequence MSGRGKTGGKARAKAKSRSSRAGLQFPVGRVHRLLRKGNYAERVGAGAPVYLAAVLEYLTAEILELAGNAARDNKKTRIIPRHLQLAVRNDEELNKLLGGVTIAQGGVLPNIQAVLLPKKTEKPAKSK from the coding sequence ATGTCTGGAAGAGGTAAAACCGGTGGGAAGGCCCGCGCAAAGGCCAAGTCTCGTTCATCCAGAGCTGGACTTCAGTTTCCAGTCGGACGTGTACACAGATTATTACGCAAGGGAAATTACGCCGAGCGCGTAGGCGCAGGAGCCCCCGTGTATTTGGCCGCTGTCCTGGAATACCTAACTGCTGAGATCCTCGAGCTGGCAGGCAACGCAGCCCGAGACAACAAGAAAACAAGAATCATCCCCCGTCACCTGCAACTGGCTGTCCGCAACGACGAGGAGCTCAACAAGCTTTTAGGCGGCGTTACCATCGCGCAGGGCGGAGTGCTTCCAAATATCCAGGCAGTGCTGCTGCCCAAGAAAACCGAGAAGCCTGCCAAGAGCAAGTAA
- the zpr1 gene encoding zinc finger protein ZPR1, which produces MSVIEEEHIRGGVFKDINADDEDHQPTVIESLCMNCYENGSTRLLLTKIPFFKEIIISSFTCPHCNWTNSEIQSAGRIQDQGVLYTLQVKTKEDMNREVVKSDSASTRIPQLDFEIPPFTQKGSLSTIEGLLDRAVAGLEQDQPTRKATDPAVAEKIDEFIQRLKKLKEVEEEFTLIIDDPSGNSFIENPFAPQKDTALSVTYYTRTAEHNTALGIGAEEEQDDEKTGDDIDTMRNEVLVFNTNCPECNAPANTNMKLVQIPHFKEVIIMATNCDSCGHRTNEVKSGGATEELGTRITLHLTDPSDMSRDLLKSETCSVLIPELEFELGMAALGGKFTTLEGLLKDIKDLIVSKNPFMCGDSSSADRTKKLEAFGQKIDKIMAGEMDVHIILDDPTGNSYLQNVYAPDPDPEMKIEKYTRTFEQNEDLGLNDMKTEGYAEK; this is translated from the exons ATGTCAGTTATCGAGGAGGAGCACATCCGCGGCGGCGTTTTTAAGGACATTAATGCAGATGATGAAGATCATCAACCTACAGTGATTGAGAGTTTGTGCATGAACTGCTatgaaaat GGAAGCACACGTCTTCTGCTTACtaagatccctttcttcaaagaAATCATCATCAGCTCCTTCACATGTCCACACTGTAACTGGACCAACTCAGAAATCCAGTCTGCTGGCCGGATACAAGATCAAGGTGTCCTGTACACACTACAAGTGAAGACCAAAGAG GACATGAATCGAGAGGTTGTGAAGTCTGACAGCGCGTCCACCAGAATTCCACAACTTGATTTTGAAATTCCTCCTTTCACACAGAAGGGCT CCTTGTCCACAATTGAGGGCCTTCTGGACAGAGCAGTGGCAGGTTTAGAACAAGACCAACCTACTAGAAAG GCAACAGATCCAGCTGTAGCTGAAAAAATAGATGAATTCATCCAGAGGCTGAAAAAACTTAAAGAAGTTGAAGAGGAATTCACATTA ATTATTGATGATCCATCAGGGAATAGTTTTATTGAGAACCCGTTTGCGCCTCAGAAAGACACCGCTCTCTCTGTCACGTATTACACCAGGACAGCTGAACACAACACTGCACTAGGAATAGGG GCAGAGGAAGAACAAGACGATGAAAAGACAGGGGATGATATAGACACAATGAGAAATGAGGTATTAGTGTTCAACACTAACTGCCCAGAATGCAACGCCCCGGCCAATACAAACATGAAGCTTGTCC AAATTCCACACTTTAAAGAGGTCATTATAATGGCCACTAATTGCGACAGCTGTGGACATCGCACCAATGAG GTGAAATCAGGAGGAGCCACAGAAGAGCTGGGAACCAGAATAACTCTCCACTTAACCGACCCTTCAGATATGTCCAGAGACCTGCTGAAG TCAGAGACGTGTAGCGTGTTGATTCCCGAGCTGGAGTTTGAGTTGGGGATGGCTGCTCTCGGAGGGAAGTTCACTACGCTGGAAGGACTCCTCAAGGACATCAAAGACCTG ATTGTTTCAAAAAACCCCTTCATGTGTGGAGACAGCTCTTCAGCAGATAGAACAAAAAAATTGGAGGCTTTTGGGCAAAAGATTGACAAG ATAATGGCAGGGGAAATGGATGTGCATATTATCCTGGACGATCCGACAGGCAATAGTTATCTTCAG AATGTTTATGCCCCAGATCCAGATCCAGAAATGAAGATTGAAAAGTACACCAGGACCTTTGAGCAGAACGAAGACTTAGGGCTCAATGACATGAAAACCGAAGGGTACGCAGAGAAATAG